In Zalophus californianus isolate mZalCal1 chromosome 17, mZalCal1.pri.v2, whole genome shotgun sequence, one DNA window encodes the following:
- the ZNF296 gene encoding zinc finger protein 296 isoform X1 produces the protein MSRRKAGCTPRRVDPAPASNTDDEMEMPDLVIEVKPEPDARSLQAPGLGPFSPKEVPAPGLFEGEPRHSPDPVPAGSPLHAPGERNQWALWTPLILNPRADRQPWTDKHPDLLTCGRCLQTFPLEAITAFMDHKKVDCQLFRGPSPCQGSERKDPKALSCFRCGRQFTGAWKLLRHAQWDHGLSIYQTEPEAPEAPLLGLAEVAAAVSAVVGPEAEAKGPRVSILARRSPTCPVCAKTLSSFSNLKVHMRSHTGERPYACDQCPYTCTQSSKLNRHKKTHRQLRPQSPCGAKASQEQASATAPPEPAAHAAAPASSLLCSSREGAGAAATAGVQEPGAPGGGASWGPTPKEHTAEPAKSQTSPKKMPKPAGKSRGPGGSCEFCGKHFTNSSNLTVHRRSHTGERPYACELCSYACAQSSKLNRHRRMHGLGPGSARFECPHCCVPFGLRATLDKHLRQKHPDVGGEA, from the exons ATGTCCCGCCGCAAGGCCGGCTGCACGCCTCGCCGAGTAGACCCCGCGCCCGCCTCCAACACAGACGACGAGATGGAGATGCCGGACCTCGTCATCGAAGTGAAGCCCGAGCCAGACGCGCGGTCCCTACAGGCCCCGGGGCTGGGGCCCTTCTCCCCGAAGGAAGTGCCCGCGCCGGGGCTGTTCGAGGGCGAGCCCCGCCACTCCCCCGACCCCGTGCCCGCCGGGAGCCCTCTCCACGCCCCGGGCGAGCGGAACCAGTGGGCGCTGTGGACGCCACTGATCCTCAACCCTCGCG CAGACCGCCAGCCCTGGACTGACAAACACCCAGATCTGTTGACCTGCGGCCGTTGCCTGCAGACCTTTCCGTTGGAGGCCATCACTGCTTTCATGGACCACAAGAAGGTGGACTGTCAGCTTTTCAgaggccccagcccctgccagggcTCAG AACGCAAGGACCCCAAGGCCTTGAGCTGCTTCCGCTGCGGGAGACAGTTCACAGGGGCCTGGAAACTGCTGCGCCATGCCCAGTGGGACCACGGGCTGTCCATCTACCAGACGGAACCTGAGGCCCCAGAGGCCCCGCTGCTGGGCCTGGCGGAGGTGGCCGCCGCCGTGTCGGCAGTGGTGGGGCCGGAAGCGGAGGCCAAGGGCCCCCGGGTGAGCATCCTGGCCCGGCGGAGCCCCACCTGCCCTGTGTGCGCGAAGACCCTCAGCTCCTTCAGTAATCTCAAAGTGCACATGCGCTCGCACACCGGCGAGCGGCCCTACGCATGTGACCAGTGTCCCTATACCTGTACCCAGAGCAGCAAGCTCAACCGCCACAAGAAGACCCACCGGCAGCTGCGGCCTCAGAGCCCCTGCGGGGCCAAAGCCAGTCAGGAACAGGCCTCTGCTACCGCCCCTCCGGAGCCCGCCGCCCATGCAGCCGCCCCGGCCAGCAGCCTGCTGTGCAGCAGCAGGGAGGGCGCCGGGGCAGCAGCCACGGCGGGCGTCCAGGAACCCGGGGCTCCTGGCGGCGGGGCCAGCTGGGGGCCTACCCCCAAGGAACACACAGCTGAGCCTGCCAAGAGCCAGACGTCCCCCAAGAAGATGCCCAAGCCGGCGGGCAAGAGCCGCGGGCCCGGGGGCAGCTGCGAGTTCTGCGGGAAGCACTTCACCAACAGCAGCAACCTGACGGTGCACCGGCGCTCGCACACGGGCGAGCGGCCGTACGCCTGCGAGCTCTGCTCGTACGCCTGCGCGCAGAGCAGCAAGCTCAACCGCCACCGCCGCATGCACGGCCTGGGGCCCGGCAGCGCCCGCTTTGAGTGTCCCCACTGCTGCGTGCCCTTCGGCCTGCGCGCCACCCTGGACAAACACCTGCGGCAGAAGCACCCCGACGTGGGCGGGGAGGCCTGA
- the ZNF296 gene encoding zinc finger protein 296 isoform X2 — protein sequence MSRRKAGCTPRRVDPAPASNTDDEMEMPDLVIEVKPEPDARSLQAPGLGPFSPKEVPAPGLFEGEPRHSPDPVPAGSPLHAPGERNQWALWTPLILNPRDRQPWTDKHPDLLTCGRCLQTFPLEAITAFMDHKKVDCQLFRGPSPCQGSERKDPKALSCFRCGRQFTGAWKLLRHAQWDHGLSIYQTEPEAPEAPLLGLAEVAAAVSAVVGPEAEAKGPRVSILARRSPTCPVCAKTLSSFSNLKVHMRSHTGERPYACDQCPYTCTQSSKLNRHKKTHRQLRPQSPCGAKASQEQASATAPPEPAAHAAAPASSLLCSSREGAGAAATAGVQEPGAPGGGASWGPTPKEHTAEPAKSQTSPKKMPKPAGKSRGPGGSCEFCGKHFTNSSNLTVHRRSHTGERPYACELCSYACAQSSKLNRHRRMHGLGPGSARFECPHCCVPFGLRATLDKHLRQKHPDVGGEA from the exons ATGTCCCGCCGCAAGGCCGGCTGCACGCCTCGCCGAGTAGACCCCGCGCCCGCCTCCAACACAGACGACGAGATGGAGATGCCGGACCTCGTCATCGAAGTGAAGCCCGAGCCAGACGCGCGGTCCCTACAGGCCCCGGGGCTGGGGCCCTTCTCCCCGAAGGAAGTGCCCGCGCCGGGGCTGTTCGAGGGCGAGCCCCGCCACTCCCCCGACCCCGTGCCCGCCGGGAGCCCTCTCCACGCCCCGGGCGAGCGGAACCAGTGGGCGCTGTGGACGCCACTGATCCTCAACCCTCGCG ACCGCCAGCCCTGGACTGACAAACACCCAGATCTGTTGACCTGCGGCCGTTGCCTGCAGACCTTTCCGTTGGAGGCCATCACTGCTTTCATGGACCACAAGAAGGTGGACTGTCAGCTTTTCAgaggccccagcccctgccagggcTCAG AACGCAAGGACCCCAAGGCCTTGAGCTGCTTCCGCTGCGGGAGACAGTTCACAGGGGCCTGGAAACTGCTGCGCCATGCCCAGTGGGACCACGGGCTGTCCATCTACCAGACGGAACCTGAGGCCCCAGAGGCCCCGCTGCTGGGCCTGGCGGAGGTGGCCGCCGCCGTGTCGGCAGTGGTGGGGCCGGAAGCGGAGGCCAAGGGCCCCCGGGTGAGCATCCTGGCCCGGCGGAGCCCCACCTGCCCTGTGTGCGCGAAGACCCTCAGCTCCTTCAGTAATCTCAAAGTGCACATGCGCTCGCACACCGGCGAGCGGCCCTACGCATGTGACCAGTGTCCCTATACCTGTACCCAGAGCAGCAAGCTCAACCGCCACAAGAAGACCCACCGGCAGCTGCGGCCTCAGAGCCCCTGCGGGGCCAAAGCCAGTCAGGAACAGGCCTCTGCTACCGCCCCTCCGGAGCCCGCCGCCCATGCAGCCGCCCCGGCCAGCAGCCTGCTGTGCAGCAGCAGGGAGGGCGCCGGGGCAGCAGCCACGGCGGGCGTCCAGGAACCCGGGGCTCCTGGCGGCGGGGCCAGCTGGGGGCCTACCCCCAAGGAACACACAGCTGAGCCTGCCAAGAGCCAGACGTCCCCCAAGAAGATGCCCAAGCCGGCGGGCAAGAGCCGCGGGCCCGGGGGCAGCTGCGAGTTCTGCGGGAAGCACTTCACCAACAGCAGCAACCTGACGGTGCACCGGCGCTCGCACACGGGCGAGCGGCCGTACGCCTGCGAGCTCTGCTCGTACGCCTGCGCGCAGAGCAGCAAGCTCAACCGCCACCGCCGCATGCACGGCCTGGGGCCCGGCAGCGCCCGCTTTGAGTGTCCCCACTGCTGCGTGCCCTTCGGCCTGCGCGCCACCCTGGACAAACACCTGCGGCAGAAGCACCCCGACGTGGGCGGGGAGGCCTGA